AAATATTTATCTCTTTTGGGCTCGGGTACCAGCAACAAAGATTCCCGTTCCAATGAGAAGCAACACAAATGTCAGCCCAATGATTTTCACAACCGCCAGCGCGGGGTTGGGTTCGCTTTCCGAAGGAATCGTCGCCAAAACAATCGAGAGCGCCGTGGTGAAAAATCCAAGGGCTCCGGCGATTATGGCAACCGGTTTTCCTCCAGGAACGCGCAACACGTCCGGGCCAGCCGGGAAGGATTGAACTTTGATCAACGCTGCAAACATAAACAGAAACGGGATGAAATTGGCGATGATTCCCATACTGACCAGCACTTCATAGGCTCCGCGAACGGTGGTTCCCGCCTGCCCCAAAAAAGCAAACACCGCCGCAACTCCGGCCTGCACCAGTAACGCGACATAGGGTGTTCCCCATTTCGGGTGAATTTTTCCAAACGCCGGCGGCAGGAATTTGTCCAACCCCGCAACAAACGCCAGTCGGGCCGTGGCCGCAAACCAGGCGCCGATACCGCCCAGCACGCTGATGGCCACCAGCAAGGCGACCAGTTCCGAGAGCCCGGAAACGCCAATCCGGTGTTCAACCTTGGAAACGGCCTGCAAAATGCCTTGCAAGCTGCTCACTTCTGATTGCGGCAGCGCCAGCAACACACTCAATGTTCCTAAAATATAAAGCCCGGTAATGACCACCGCCGCCGCGATAATAGCCCGAGGGATGGTCCGCCGGGCATCGCGGATCTCATCACCCATTGTCGAAGCACTCTCCACACCGCCAAAGGCAAACGCAATCGTGGACCAGAACACCACATCCTTGAGGTTGGTACTTGGAATCAGGGTTTTGAAGCTGATTTCGTTGGCCGAGCCAAATTTCCACCACGCCAGCCCACCGAGCACCATTACGATTCCAGTTGCCGTCCACAGGCAAACCGCACCCGCCGCATAGAGATATTTGGTGACATCAAGCCCAATCACATTCAACACCACGGCCAGCGTCAAACCAATCAGCGCGACTGAAATAAAATAGACGGGACTGGTTGACAGGTGTTGGAGCGAATCTCCACCGACAAACAGAATATTTGCGGCGACAAAATACAGCAGTCCTGGAAAATAGGGCAGATTTGATGCCCAGTAATTCCATCCAGTCATAAAGCCCGCATAATTCCCAAAGGCGCGCTTGCTCCAGATATACAGGCCGCCCTCTTCCGGATACCGTGATGACAACTCCAACACACAGAACACCAGCGGCACAAACAGTGCCAGGCAGGCAATCACCCAGATGGTGATGGCACTCGGCCCCGCCGCTGCCGCCGTCGCCAGCCAGCGCAGGTTAAATACCGTGATGACATAGAAAAAGAACACATCGCGAAAACCGAGTTCACGGCGCAAGTGCGCTGACTGGTCCTGATTTTCCATTTTTGCTGAATCCCGGAGATGAGGTTTGTGGTATGAACTACTGTAGCAGGATTGACCGCCAATTAAGAGGGTTCCGGGTTTATGTCCTTTTATGCCTTTCCTGAACCCTGAACCCTGAACCCCGAACCCTGGTTTTCAAACCCTGAACCCCGAACCCTGGTTTTCAAACCCTGAACCCCGAACCCTGGTTTTCAAACCCTGAACCCTAAACCCCGAACCCTAGATCATGGCTTCCGAACTCCGTTTCCTTTTTCCAACCACGGCCAGCGACCTTCAGGTCGTTCGAGCCGTGCTGGACGGAAAAGTTGAAGCCTTCGGGGTCCTTGTCGAGCGGTATCAGT
Above is a window of Acidobacteriota bacterium DNA encoding:
- a CDS encoding amino acid permease, whose amino-acid sequence is MENQDQSAHLRRELGFRDVFFFYVITVFNLRWLATAAAAGPSAITIWVIACLALFVPLVFCVLELSSRYPEEGGLYIWSKRAFGNYAGFMTGWNYWASNLPYFPGLLYFVAANILFVGGDSLQHLSTSPVYFISVALIGLTLAVVLNVIGLDVTKYLYAAGAVCLWTATGIVMVLGGLAWWKFGSANEISFKTLIPSTNLKDVVFWSTIAFAFGGVESASTMGDEIRDARRTIPRAIIAAAVVITGLYILGTLSVLLALPQSEVSSLQGILQAVSKVEHRIGVSGLSELVALLVAISVLGGIGAWFAATARLAFVAGLDKFLPPAFGKIHPKWGTPYVALLVQAGVAAVFAFLGQAGTTVRGAYEVLVSMGIIANFIPFLFMFAALIKVQSFPAGPDVLRVPGGKPVAIIAGALGFFTTALSIVLATIPSESEPNPALAVVKIIGLTFVLLLIGTGIFVAGTRAQKR